The stretch of DNA caataccacctaatgacaaaatccgcaatcacttagttgccaatccaatatcttagatattttataacatTCGTTAGCAGAGGAAATAATACATGTTCACGATACCTTTAGGTTGCTTTAGGTTTCGTTCAATGAGTAATTTATTCTCTCTTCTAAGACGATCAACGTTACTTAcctgaaacaaataaaataatcacaTTTTTACATGACGTTCGTTTAATGCATAACGTAAGTTAACATAAAAAGGGAGAATGTTACGTCTCTGTCTTTTGTGCATACTGCAATGAAATTAAGACAATAAAATGAATTACTACCATTATTTCTTACCGAACCACCTTAAACAGCGCGACCATGTGATAAGTAAAACGACTACTATTATTTCGGATCATAATGTGGCCGTTGTTCCCCAAAAAAGAGGAGAACCGCCTCGAATGATGTAATGCCAGTGTATATTTTATTGGCGGTAATATACTTTGAAGTTGTATAGAAATTTGCAGACGATTTGCAAATATCCATAGCCGGAGGTTCTATTATTCGCAGGCAATAGCCAGCGGCATTCCGATAAGTAAACCATGACTGCAACGATATGAAATTGCTGATTTCGatgaattaaatgaaaaattctatttataggcaaatatatgtacatattattattttaaaaggaTGATTTTTGAACGAGACAATATTTGCAGTTACTCTGCGATTTTTCACAATACATTTTACACGATATTTTAGATAGATGCAATAATAGATTATTAATCAAAAGTAATACACAAATTTAGTCAATATATTCACGACTATTCAACAACCAATAACTCaacgttattttgcaaaatAATGAAGGGAAAAGCAAGGAAAGAAACAATAAAACGGCAATACATGGCTCGTATAAATAATTCCATTATCAAAAAGGTACCAAGAAAGATggacaaaaatataaaagagatAAAGAAGTGTTTCGTTAAAAACTCGAAACAGAATTTCTTACATGTCAATATTATACACAGGAGTTTTTCTTTCTCCGCATATCTAAAAACAATTTGTCGTCCATCATCGTTACTTTTAAAGATCGCCAGTTGTCTAGAAGGATTTCTGCGATGCCCTTTATCTATAAATTCGAAGGCGTTGAATTAAAAGGAATCTTGAATCTTAAAAAAGGAAATGTAACAGTatctaaattaataaaataaagacACATACTGTACACATTATAGAACAGACCATCATCGCCGCGCCAAAAACTCCTTTCATTTTCGTTAGTCACGAATTATCGTATGGCCGGAGTTCGACCACCAATAAGAAAATCTTATTGAGTCTAAGATTTTACGGATCCTCCATCGTTACGGGGAGGCTAAAACTCGTCTATGGCAGTGGACTTGCAACAAGTTTCACCGATTTCCCTTCTATCTCGTATATTAACTCAGCTACATTTTTCTTGCTTGAGGCGTTTGAAAAGTTAAAGAACCTTAATGTAACTTAATGCAACTAGTAAACGAAATGAAGGAGAAACAAATAGCTTTTAAAAGCTGCAGTTCCATTAATTGACCGGTGTGCGATTTCTACAATGTTTTATCTTAGGGATGAAATCGTGGAGTTGATTGCATACTTTGTGAGAACTCGTGCAAACGTTTGTTGTGTTTTTACGTTTGAATGAGTTGGAGCTGGGAAACCGACCGATGGCCTGTTTCGAATGTTATGGAAATTTAATGACGTCAATTTCCCTTCCGTGTCCGTCTGTTTCACGCATGATCGTCCCCACTGCGCTATACTTGCCCATTCCTGATTCACTGTGCAACAAGTTGCTCCCTATCCTCACCAGTCATGCATAGAGCTTGTGTGTACGAGTCTGTTCTCGAAGAGGACATAGCTGAGAATCCATGGCTGATGATCAAACTAATAGAACGTTAAGCCACGTTAATGTTTTAGAAATTTTGACGCGAATGCAACAGGTTGCAATCAAAGGCAAGTATACTTCACATTTTCTTTCAATCTTTTTCCAATAGTTTTCAATAGACAGCTGTACTTTTGGTCAAAATAATTGACAAAATCATTAATAATTGCCCGCATTACTTGACATTTTTAGAAAGCACAATAATATCTTTCTGCCAATGCCAGAAGAgcacaaaaataaaaataaaatagttcTGTCCATAGTATTGCTTAAATAATTGTACCGACAGTATGCATTGACAGTGACGAATGTATTGAAAGAGAACTTCATCTTAAAAGTGTCAATCCGATCAACGTAGCTAGAAAATGTGGATTTAACGAAAAATCTCGTACAAGTCCAATTTTCTAAAGATTAATGGAAAATTAAGATTTCCGAACCATGGTGTGATCGTTTGACATTGGACAGTGACATATAATGTAGAAACATGAAGCGTGGTTATTCGATTCTACTGTTCTGCTTTAAAGAGTTTCAGAAGAACGTGCTATATATTGTCCACGCTGTTGCTTGACGTTTAATGCTGTCGGATAATGCCTTTCCAGAACGGAAACTTTGCGCGTAGCCTGCCATAGTAAGAGAttgtgtgtttttttttttagtgttattttatattttttatttagtgTTTTTTTTTTGGTTATGGAACTACACAACCGAAAGGAAAGTAGTTTTGTTTATGATAATTAACCTATGTTACATTAAATATTGAAACACGTTTCTTTCGTACACGTAAATTCTGTCTTGTACATGGTATCTCGCAGTATCGGAGAATCCGGACTTGGAATAGATTTGGGTCATAGTTTATTCTTCGGTCGGTAAGTTAGCTCATCAAAATGAGTGGGaaaaatgcaaatatttttgtttattgaATTGCAAATTTATGCAATGGAGGATGTAGAACATGATCTTGACGTTGATCGCGGCTAGAAAGGGAAAAAGGGGGAGAGGGTTAATGAATTCTTAAAATttcgtaaattaaaaatattaattattataatctcTAATATTTGATTACGTTTTgatagaaattaaattttaaccaTATTGGCACACTTCGTGTATATAATCTTAAATTCCATTTACATAAcggaaattaaattaatataatctGTTTAAAAGTGGAGCATCAACGCAAAGTACAATTTGCTTATCAAATATCAATATGCTTTCTTGACATGGCGGATAAGAATTTCGACCACTACCATGGAGTATATATACTTTCATATGCATCTTCATTAATTAAATTGGATGAAAACGATTTTGTGCATAACATAAAATTTGTGCATTAAATTAATAGATAAGTATTACATGACATTtgtttatgtacatataaatacaGTACCTCTAatgatttacaaaaatatttaatagaatattATGTTACCTCCGTTACTGGCGAAATAATTTTCCAAATGATTAATATGATGTTTATTTGCAGATTTGTTTGGATGTCCTTCAAAAATCCATATTTTCCATCGTTTAAAGAAAAACTTCCAATTAGTTCGAAGAGATCACCTGTTTGTTTGTCCATAATTTGATGAGTCTAAATGGAATGTTCATAGATGTTCACGAGTGTAGGTAAATATCTATTATccctataattaataaatacaatctaatacgtagaaatattttaaaatccaTAAAGAAGgggtaaaaatataaaagacaatttacaacaatttttttaatttccgaAAATACAGTTATAAACAGTAATATGTCAAGAATAATTTCATATATCGTGCAAACAACATCAATGATACGTAACAGGCTGTTAAATGTCAAAATTATTAGGGCAAACATCATTTATGTCTCGATCCGTCTTTTATCAGCTTTTTTAAAAACGTTAGTTTTTTGCGGAATAGAAGAACGTGACATACGAAAACGTTGTGTTTATGACCTGTAATGTAAGAAACAAATTTTACAAAGATCTACTTTCTGCATTTATACTCTGACACTAATTCAATCAATAGAACTATTGGGATGGATTTGATTTGATATAACGAGAGCTTTCACATAAATCAGTGCCAAATGTCATAATTAAATGAATACTTGGGGTTGTGCTTCCTGAAAAGTTTGTGCTAAGTTCGTGGAAATTCGATATAGCAAACACGATTATCTTCTTGAcacgtttctttaaatatttcctCTAAGAACGCATTTCTGTGTAAAAAGTCACATGTATTTTTCGTTCATTTCGAAACACTCTTTGAGATAAGATTTGTTGCGAAATCGTAAAAATAATTGGtacgttgaaaaatattaaaaaacgaAGAAACAGCATGTATATTTTTGCCTGTTCGAAAGTCATAGGACATATCAACCTTTGTTTATGATAATCTGGATTTGGATCCTCAGCCTAAATTTAATGTGGAAGAAATACTAGGAGCTCCTTCTCAGAATATACCTTTCAATATTCCACGGGATGTGCAGTATATTTTTTACAGTAACCAGCTTCCGAATTTGGAGTTTATTAACTCGGAACCTTTTCAACGGATTACAACGTTCTATGTTTCATAGCATTAATTCACCGGGTTTCCCACCATGCATGCAAAATTTCTCTTAAAAGTTGAAAACTacgaaaattttgaatttaattatatcgagcaaatttcaaaaaattctgGAAATTGCAAAAATTAAGACGTCGATATTTTTTTGATTGCTTGTGTCATGGCAAGGTATGCGTAACAAATCTTGGACCAGTGACAAAACTTTCCTTTAACAGTCACAGGATTGAAAACTGTTACAACCTGTCGTAATTAACAAGCTGATTGTGTGAGACTCAATCGGTCGACCTGATTTTACACACATATTATGCTTAAACTGACGATCCCAAATCCAGATTATCATAAATGAAGGTTGATCTGCCCATCAAAGGATGCATTTCGGGCGCCTGATAATACACATGCTGCGTTTCTTACTATTTTGCAACGTACATATTACGTTTACGATCTTGCAACAAATTCTTTCACAAACAACGTTTAAAAACGAACAAATAGAGGTGATAAAAACGCGTATGTAGAAGATATAATTTAAGAAACGTATCGAGAAAGAGGTCATGTTTGCTACACCGAACTTTCATCGAACTTAGCAGAAAATTTTCAGGAGGCGCAACTACTGATTTTCCATAATATTTATGCAGAAATTTTCGTTAGATCAGATCAAATTCATTCCAATAGCTCCATTGATTGGACTATACTGTGACAGAAATGAATCGTGTTACCGCGGTTAGACCCTGTAACGACGAAACGAAGGATTTGCCCTTGGAATATGAGCAGCCTCTTACACTTCGTATGAGTACCattaaatacaatttttgaGCTTTCACAGGGATTTTGTACCAATGAGAATTGTATCTAAAATTTATACGAGAATGCATGTCGTTTTTCTATATATACCcttcttttttataaaagagaaatatttttttaaataagtaaataagtaaataagtaATGTTagacaatttttttctttttctaatttcttttGCCTTAGTCATCTCCAAAAAAGTATGAATTTCTATAAGTATGCacaatataattatcgttattactattattaaaataaagttaataatATTCTGATCCGATAAGTGGAATACTTACGCGTCGTAAAAGACACCTAAACTGTGATCGATTAATCTTTGGCCAAAGTACATTGTTAATGTAGCGTAAGAAACAAAAGATAACAAAAGGATGAGTATTATCATTAATATTCGTCCCTCGTCGTTCGTTTGCACCGATTGATAAAACTAATtcaataattttgtaaatttcatTACTTGAACTTCCAAATTACTCACAGTATTTTAgatcttatttatttttaatggaaaataagaaaacttttttcttttttaaaggaGAATAATATTAGAAGTAATGTAAAAATTATACAGCATACGATAATTATTATCCTCTTAAATATACTACTTACTTCGTAAAATATTGAAGTTCTGAAAatcaattttcaaaaatttgtttTTTGATATCGTACGTGGTATATGTAGTAATAACATTCTTCAGTtgcaaaatgaaattcatttgcATAAATTTGATTAATATATTCAGAgacatagagagagagagagagagagagagagagactccacttatatatttgaatatacatcaaataattattaatgtGGAATGAAAAAATTAATAGTCATGTCGTTGACATGAAAAGTCAATGTTACTCACGCTCACAAACACCATGGTTGCTCCAATGATACCAAAAACTAATAGAATGACGTAATGTATTTCAAACATGTCCCATATGACCTGTACATGCCTTAAAAGATTTAAAACAGGCTAGTCCCAATTATTGGTAGATATAATAAGAAATTATCGCAGGTATCTACTAACTTCGTCGCTTTTATGTGAACACGCACGGCGAATAGTATCTTCGTGTAAACGTCATTACTTTTCTCGCATCCAGAAATTTCCGTAATATATTCGTTTGCAGTGTACCTCAAGTGATAGCTACACCGAAATGGAATACACATAAACATTGATATCACCCATTGGTTTTCTTTTATCAAGTTGCTTAGTAatgctataactatataattatAACACAGTGCTACATTAACAACATCAAAGTGACACAAAAATTGTACATcagattttttacaattttataattaattaattttataaccaCATGCTTACGGCGAAATTTCCTTTTTCCGGGATTATCACATGTTGAAAATATTActtgaaattttaaattaattctaaaGATTTAAGAAATAccctaaattaaataaaaaatattaagtgAAATTCTTGAAAATATTCAGTTCCGttggaaaaaattaaattagtaCAATTGGATATAAAATTCCCACCAAGCTGTTAATGATTCCTACGTACATGGTTAGAAGGTTAATAGTAGCCTTTATAATTCCAATTGTCTTATTCTATTAATGGTCATTATCgccaatataaaatatatctaatttacaaattaaaccGTATTGTAAGTAGCATTCGGTATGTGCAGTGTACATATAATGTtttaatttttgatattattcACAGAAAATGCTCAGAAACATTTAATCGACTTAATTATTTTGTGTCCAACATACGTACATAATCCCACTGAAAATCGTTcacgtaataaaatatagatataaaataaaatgtacagatgtataatgtaatatataaaatgtaaataattactcgttataacgtgaaCATTACAGTACATtgaggtaatagtataaaacagaTTTACATACACCTACCGATTAGTTTTATTTTTACCTTGTAATTTTGAACAATCCACATATGTGCTCTGACAAAGccataaaatttatttccaaagCTGTCAAGATTATAACATTAAGAAATACATTCAAGGAGATCAAATAGAGAGTAGGATAACTTATAGCTTTCCCTAATGCTTTCAAAGCAAACGGTCGTTGCCAGAATCTAGTATAATTTTCTTCTGGTATTTGAAGAACAGGCAGTGTCTGATACATGAAAACCACGACAATGCTACCGGAACACATGAAAACTGAAATTCATACATATTTTTACACCGCAAAATTGATACCAGAaatgaatatttttgtttcgGTATGAATTTCATACTCATCAgcgatatcgatatagtatgcaCCAACTCTGCGTATTTCCGAATAATTTCGATGCTCGGTTTATCGTTTTTCAAGAATTTCCAGTCGAATTCGATCGCTGTGTATAAAGTATATACCTAACAATAGGATCGTAAAtgttcatttttattaaaattgaatgGTAATTGttaattgcaaaataaaaataaaaattgtaaattttctaaataacaaatttaacgTTGCAAACGTAAACTTACAGCAGTCATATGTCTATGATGAAAGAAGTATTTGAAAACTATCATCAGATTCTGTACAAAAATGGACAGAACATTCGCCACGCAATTCATGTCGCACTCAAACGTGTAAAACCATGTTGTCTAAAAATATACGTGTGCTtgagaaaattataattttggtATGCGATGCTTGAAAAAGTACACTGGTCCGTTTAAGTGAATATTTCAGATCAATACGCGCTATAGCACTCTCGTTGATTACATCGGTGTAACGTACAATTACAATTCCACAATTAAAGACACAACTCACAAATTAAACTAAAT from Bombus affinis isolate iyBomAffi1 chromosome 3, iyBomAffi1.2, whole genome shotgun sequence encodes:
- the LOC126914699 gene encoding uncharacterized protein LOC126914699 isoform X3 → MTCFRRSDYSFIKKLLLVLGFWPTPNSKFRLFRITFIYTVYIGYLLLETTWFYTFECDMNCVANVLSIFVQNLMIVFKYFFHHRHMTAVYTLYTAIEFDWKFLKNDKPSIEIIRKYAELVHTISISLMIFMCSGSIVVVFMYQTLPVLQIPEENYTRFWQRPFALKALGKAISYPTLYLISLNVFLNVIILTALEINFMALSEHICGLFKITSYHLRYTANEYITEISGCEKSNDVYTKILFAVRVHIKATKHVQVIWDMFEIHYVILLVFGIIGATMVFVSIQFSLVQNPCESSKIVFNGTHTKCKRLLIFQGQILRFVVTGSNRGHKHNVFVCHVLLFRKKLTFLKKLIKDGSRHK